In Ipomoea triloba cultivar NCNSP0323 chromosome 7, ASM357664v1, a single genomic region encodes these proteins:
- the LOC116025570 gene encoding protein SIEVE ELEMENT OCCLUSION B-like translates to MAHQTINTDLPRGENIPRVTDTTPMVTPIAPATTINPVHEVIPRTTGLNPRGYTAPPAYPVQGVVVPATAANVNTIDPLSGGLVVPAPLPVVAPLKAKTVNPIPAGRYLRNRRGDLLASSEDTTMMDHVRATHDVDAVHYKVKPLVHLIEDIMPRANAAIPGHIQTIQSHPPARLDAILEEKVLHSGLSELVEALAYPVHRTSSEMICGYSNQIDAHNITLSVLKLLANYWWDAKAVITFAAFAEQYGQFGLVVRLYPTDPLAKSVATIKQIPDIMESAESLGAVNSKFRELTKLVNKMLEVTNQIVAFKEIATEEKLLKVKYKVNVYKELAESLSPVTAEQENVIAKASYYVVKAAVTCSLVIFNLLAVGRDYYSSTEEDLEISTLTHKLSYILGDLQKATHIANQEIGKIKHTIKRKILEEALARMHPDNKYSAELIICGENDPTPIIHGTGIDIRKHGLEILRRKYVFLLVSDLDIPNEVITMLRHMYLESKQDPSRAESQFEIVWLPIVDRRAPWTEAKEEQFKLVKDSMPWYSVSHPSKIDEAVYGYVKEVWGFTHKPLLAVVDPQGKLTNVNALPMFWIWGSVAFPFNKLKEESLWSETSWSMALLADSIDQNIFNWFNDGKYICLYGGEDMDWIRTFTKTARYVAQQARIPLEMLYVGKMNVKDRIKRNNATIQAEGLSSILQDPTMIWFFWERLESMWFLKGEKTPAMHDESRTYIIPEESRDPILQQVKAILSYDGSNRGWAVFSRGLGEMTKGEGSNVVKVLNNFDGWRHEVTDVNAFVPALDKQLRGLYTKHHCTRMVVPAAVGHYPETVACVECGRSMEKFFMYSCCLDEYDS, encoded by the exons ATGGCTCATCAAACCATCAACACTGATCTCCCGAGGGGCGAAAACATCCCTAGGGTTACCGACACCACTCCTATGGTCACTCCGATTGCTCCTGCTACCACCATTAACCCGGTCCACGAAGTCATCCCTAGGACCACCGGCCTCAACCCGAGGGGGTATACTGCTCCTCCCGCCTACCCGGTCCAAGGAGTTGTCGTGCCTGCAACCGCGGCCAACGTTAATACCATCGATCCACTGAGCGGTGGCCTTGTTGTCCCTGCACCCCTGCCCGTGGTGGCCCCGTTGAAGGCGAAAACCGTTAATCCCATTCCGGCTGGTCGGTATCTTAGGAACAGAAGGGGTGATCTTCTTGCTAGCTCCGAGGATACCACCATGATGGACCATGTTAGAGCAACTCACGACGTGGATGCAGTCCACTACAAAGTGAAACCTCTCGTGCACCTCATCGAGGATATAATGCCTCGTGCCAATGCTGCCATTCCCGGCCACATTCAG ACCATTCAAAGTCATCCACCGGCACGGCTAGATGCAATCTTGGAAGAGAAGGTTTTGCACTCCGGTCTCTCTGAATTGGTTGAAGCATTGGCATATCCTGTTCACAGAACATCCTCAGAG atgATCTGTGGATACTCCAACCAAATAGATGCACACAACATCACCTTGTCAGTCCTGAAACTCCTAGCAAACTACTGGTGGGACGCAAAGGCGGTGATCACCTTCGCCGCCTTCGCCGAGCAATACGGCCAGTTCGGGCTGGTGGTCCGCCTCTACCCGACCGACCCACTGGCGAAGTCGGTGGCGACCATCAAGCAGATTCCGGACATCATGGAGAGCGCGGAATCACTGGGCGCCGTCAACTCCAAGTTCCGAGAACTCACCAAGCTGGTCAACAAAATGCTGGAGGTCACTAACCAGATTGTGGCGTTCAAGGAGATCGCCACCGAGGAGAAGCTGCTTAAGGTGAAGTACAAGGTGAACGTGTACAAGGAGCTTGCTGAATCCTTGTCGCCGGTCACGGCGGAGCAGGAGAATGTGATAGCGAAGGCTTCGTATTATGTGGTCAAAGCCGCCGTGACTTGTTCTCTGGTTATCTTCAACCTTTTGGCTGTGGGGCGAGA TTACTACTCCTCAACTGAAGAGGATTTGGAGATATCCACCTTGACTCACAAGCTCAGTTACATACTTGGTGATCTGCAAAAGGCCACACACATTGCTAACCAAGAAATAG GCAAGATAAAGCACACAATCAAGCGAAAAATACTTGAAGAAGCCTTAGCAAGAATGCACCCTGATAACAAGTACTCGGCGGAGCTCATCATCTGCGGTGAAAATGACCCAACACCAATTATCCATGGAACAGGAATTGATATAAGAAAG CATGGACTTGAGATCTTGAGGAGGAAGTATGTGTTCCTATTGGTATCAGATTTGGACATCCCCAATGAAGTCATCACTATGCTCCGCCATATGTATTTGGAATCAAAGCAAGATCCAAGCAGGGCAGAAAGTCAATTTGAGATTGTTTGGCTTCCAATTGTGGACAGAAGAGCGCCATGGACTGAGGCTAAGGAGGAGCAATTCAAGCTAGTGAAAGATAGCATGCCATGGTATTCAGTGTCTCACCCTTCTAAGATTGACGAAGCAGTGTATGGGTATGTGAAGGAAGTATGGGGTTTCACCCACAAACCTCTTCTTGCTGTTGTGGATCCTCAAGGAAAGCTAACCAACGTTAATGCACTCCCCATGTTTTGGATATGGGGAAGTGTTGCGTTCCCCTTCAACAAACTTAAGGAAGAATCTCTTTGGAGTGAAACATCTTGGAGCATGGCACTCTTAGCTGACTCCATTGACCAAAACATCTTTAATTGg TTTAATGATGGCAAGTACATATGTTTATATGGAGGAGAAGACATGGATTGGATCCGAACCTTCACAAAGACAGCAAGGTACGTGGCACAACAAGCGCGGATCCCTCTAGAAATGCTGTACGTTGGGAAAATGAACGTGAAAGATAGGATCAAGAGGAACAATGCAACAATACAGGCAGAGGGGTTGAGCAGCATCCTTCAAGACCCAACCATGATTTGGTTCTTCTGGGAGAGGCTAGAGAGCATGTGGTTCCTCAAGGGAGAAAAGACCCCAGCAATGCACGATGAGAGTAGGACCTACATTATCCCTGAGGAGAGCAGGGACCCCATTCTGCAGCAAGTGAAAGCGATTCTCAGCTACGACGGCAGCAACCGAGGCTGGGCGGTGTTTAGCAGAGGGTTGGGTGAGATGACCAAAGGGGAAGGCAGTAATGTGGTCAAAGTGTTGAATAATTTTGATGGGTGGAGGCATGAAGTGACTGATGTGAATGCGTTTGTTCCTGCTCTGGATAAACAGCTCCGTGGGCTGTACACTAAGCACCACTGCACCCGCATGGTGGTGCCGGCCGCCGTGGGACACTACCCGGAGACGGTGGCTTGCGTCGAGTGTGGCCGTTCCATGGAGAAGTTCTTCATGTATAGCTGCTGCTTGGATGAGTATGATAGTTAA